The following coding sequences are from one Salmo trutta chromosome 36, fSalTru1.1, whole genome shotgun sequence window:
- the LOC115175627 gene encoding uncharacterized protein LOC115175627 isoform X1, whose translation MRYPIYFHFHICNYLKNGDRTTRETEDSFRINALNIICEMDKLHGPREYVDEMLHSIFFLGWIHSPKYTPEMILGDHLSEMMKIFPRPFESYTSKLPKRTPFACVLDMVVSLFGPDNKLEIWQKLRDIANVMSGKHRFTSSTICISESGGRYYGASMSCTGKKEGQIMIAVSCLCTWHYGVSNAVMTYKPDKNKRKNFDGTMKLQEYVKCQASNVKSGEKMPPCRSCGNLFGLEKPSNQMWPYGNCAEAESLSKLLYGEEEIVKKVVPPVDCKMREQVVKEVKAHLEEKLQESEFQWDSSYYIPQ comes from the exons ATGCGTTACCCGATTTACTTTCATTTTCATATTTGCAACTACCTAAAAAATG GAGACCGGACTACGAGAGAG ACTGAAGACAGTTTTAGGATTAATGCCCTCAATATCATCTGTGAAATGGACAAACTACACGGACCTAGggaatatgtggatgag ATGCTCCACAGCATCTTCTTCTTAGGCTGGATTCATTCCCCCAAATACACCCCCGAGATGATCCTTGGTGACCATTTGTCTGAGATGATGAAGATATTCCCACGACCGTTTGAGAGTTACACAAGTAAACTGCCAAAACGGACTCCGTTCGCCTGTGTGCTGGATATG GTGGTCTCCTTGTTTGGACCAGACAATAAGTTGGAAATATGGCAGAAACTGCGGGATATCGCCAATGTCATGTCAGGGAAACACCGGTTCACCTCCTCAACCATCTGCATCTCGGAAAGTGGAGGGAGGTACTATGGAGCGTCCATGTCCTGCACGGGGAAGAAAGAGGGACAGATTATGATCGCTGTGTCCTGTCTGTGTACCTGGCACTACGGTGTATCCAATGCCGTGATGACATACAAGCCAGATAAGAACAAGAGAAAGAACTTTGATGGCACCATGAAACTACAAGAGTATGTCAAGTGCCAGGCTTCCAATGTGAAGAGTGGGGAGAAGATGCCTCCTTGCAGGTCCTGTGGTAATCTTTTTGGTCTGGAGAAACCAAGCAATCAGATGTGGCCCTATGGGAACTGCGCAGAGGCAGAGAGCTTGAGCAAACTGCTCTATGGAGAGGAAGAGATTGTTAAGAAAGTAGTACCACCAGTTGATTGCAAAATGCGAGAGCAAGTGGTGAAGGAGGTAAAGGCTCACCTGGAAGAGAAGCTCCAAGAGTCAGAATTTCAATGGGATTCTTCCTATTACATTCCACAGTAG
- the LOC115175627 gene encoding uncharacterized protein LOC115175627 isoform X2, producing the protein METGLRERAELFLQTEDSFRINALNIICEMDKLHGPREYVDEMLHSIFFLGWIHSPKYTPEMILGDHLSEMMKIFPRPFESYTSKLPKRTPFACVLDMVVSLFGPDNKLEIWQKLRDIANVMSGKHRFTSSTICISESGGRYYGASMSCTGKKEGQIMIAVSCLCTWHYGVSNAVMTYKPDKNKRKNFDGTMKLQEYVKCQASNVKSGEKMPPCRSCGNLFGLEKPSNQMWPYGNCAEAESLSKLLYGEEEIVKKVVPPVDCKMREQVVKEVKAHLEEKLQESEFQWDSSYYIPQ; encoded by the exons ATG GAGACCGGACTACGAGAGAG GGCAGAATTGTTTTTGCAGACTGAAGACAGTTTTAGGATTAATGCCCTCAATATCATCTGTGAAATGGACAAACTACACGGACCTAGggaatatgtggatgag ATGCTCCACAGCATCTTCTTCTTAGGCTGGATTCATTCCCCCAAATACACCCCCGAGATGATCCTTGGTGACCATTTGTCTGAGATGATGAAGATATTCCCACGACCGTTTGAGAGTTACACAAGTAAACTGCCAAAACGGACTCCGTTCGCCTGTGTGCTGGATATG GTGGTCTCCTTGTTTGGACCAGACAATAAGTTGGAAATATGGCAGAAACTGCGGGATATCGCCAATGTCATGTCAGGGAAACACCGGTTCACCTCCTCAACCATCTGCATCTCGGAAAGTGGAGGGAGGTACTATGGAGCGTCCATGTCCTGCACGGGGAAGAAAGAGGGACAGATTATGATCGCTGTGTCCTGTCTGTGTACCTGGCACTACGGTGTATCCAATGCCGTGATGACATACAAGCCAGATAAGAACAAGAGAAAGAACTTTGATGGCACCATGAAACTACAAGAGTATGTCAAGTGCCAGGCTTCCAATGTGAAGAGTGGGGAGAAGATGCCTCCTTGCAGGTCCTGTGGTAATCTTTTTGGTCTGGAGAAACCAAGCAATCAGATGTGGCCCTATGGGAACTGCGCAGAGGCAGAGAGCTTGAGCAAACTGCTCTATGGAGAGGAAGAGATTGTTAAGAAAGTAGTACCACCAGTTGATTGCAAAATGCGAGAGCAAGTGGTGAAGGAGGTAAAGGCTCACCTGGAAGAGAAGCTCCAAGAGTCAGAATTTCAATGGGATTCTTCCTATTACATTCCACAGTAG